gggttaaggttagggttagggaagggccagctaaagggttaaggttagggttagggaagggcccgctaaaagggttaaggttagggttagggaagggccagctaaaagggttaaggttagggttaggggaagggccagctaaaagggttaaggttagggttagggaagggccagctaaagggttaaggttagggttagggaagggcccgctaaaagggttaaggttagggttaggggaagggccagctaaagggttagggttaggggaagggccagctaaaagggttaaggttagggttaggggaagggccagctaaaagggttagggttaggggaagggccagctaaaagggttaaggttagggttaggggaagggccagctaaaagggttagggttaggggaagggccagctaaagggttaaggttagggttaggggaagggccagctaaagggttagggttagctaacatgctaagtagttgtaaAATAGctaaaaaagtagtaagtagttgccaAGTTGCTAAAATGCTTaatttgtccgtgatgagattcaagCATGCAATCTTTGTGTTGCTAGACATTCGCATTatacgcccatcccatcccaaccaaccaacctccttttgtttttgccttaactAACTTTctatcttatgtaaccataccaaaggTAACATGTCATATACTAtaatgaaataaaatataaatgcaacatgcaacaatttctaagattttgttgagttacagttcatacaaaTAAATCAGTCAATATGAATACATTCATTaagccataatctatggatttcatatgactgggcaaGGGCAaggccatgggtgggcctgagagggcataggcccacccacttcgAAGTCAGGccgacccactggggagccaggcccagccaatcagaattagtttttcccccCAGACAGAAATAAATAGTCCCCCCTTTCTCCTCTGACGATCCCACAGATGAAgaaaccagatgtggaggtcctgggctggtgtggttacaagtggtctcccggttgtgagaccggttggacgtactgccaaattctctaaaaggatgtgggaggtggcttatggtaggtaacagctctggtgaacattcctgcagtcagcatgtcaattgcacgctccctcaaaacttgagaattGTGCCATTGCGTTGTGTgaccaaactgcacattttagagtggcctttgattgtccccagcacaaggtgcacctgtgtaacgatcatgctgtttaatgagcttcttgaaatgccacacctgtcaagtagattgattatcttgacaaaggatacatgctcactaacaagggTGTAAACATTTTTTTGCACATAATTTAAGAGAAATTCCTTTTTTGGGCGTAGGGAAATATCTCAGGGATTTTTTTTtcggctcatgaaacatgggaccggcccttcacatgttgcatttatatttttgttcagtgtaatttgagtgtcccggatgtacgtttactatgttacttCTAGTCTATTAGACCAGTTTACTCAAATACATGGTATAGTGCACATAGTTGGAGTGAAAATAATTTATTACACCATTAATAACAACCCATGTGCCAAGCTGGTGCACCTCCTATGGTCTCTCCCAACAGAATACTTGTACCTGAACCCCCTCTTTAAAATACCAACCTATACATTGATTACATGATTACTATCGTAAATATGTTAAGGTGACTTGGCTCACAGTGTTCTGTTATGTAACACCTGGTTTAAATGGCTGGGTGGAGTGCTGTATACTGAGGTTGTGAATTACCTGTCTTAGCTGTACACTGCAGTTTCCCATCCGAAAATTGGCAGTGAGTTCAAATATCCTCAGCACTAATCAAAAACTTATGCTCTTTACATTAATAGAAGGTTGAGGGCTCTGATGATGTCTATTTTAGAAAATATTTGTCCCTGGGTCTACTTCCTCCATTGCTCACTGACAGTCCAGATGCCATCCTGCTGAACCAGGAAGTTATTAATAAACAGCATGAAGCTGCATTCACATGCTAGTTGGAACTAGGTTACTCTGACATGTTTGATttgctaactggttgtagttatacacATGCCCTgttcaaccagttagcaagtcaaACATgtcagagtttcctagttccaACTAGCACGTGAACGCAGCATGGGTCAATGATGAGTCAATGGGAAgaagacaatacagccacatgtCCCAACCATGACTCCAAAGCCTGAAATATATTAAATTAGGTCATTATAATACAGATGACAGAAGATACGATTAAAACAGACTTGTTAAAGGGCTGGTCGGAAACATCGGCTAAATCCACTGAGCTAAATCAGACACACATTAACAGTCAGTGTCCCAAGGTATATTTGAACGATGTACTGTATCAATGCACTGTATGTTATGTCTGTAAGTCTGTTCAACGTGAGTGATAAAATACAACATTTTCATTAAAGGGTAAGGTTATAGGCTTTAAGGCATGATGGGTGGATGAGTAGAAAAAAAAGACATACAGGAACATTAAAAAGCCAACAGATACATAAAGGGGTCATTACAATATAGCGCAAGGCTTTTTGTCCTTGAAGGGGTTCTCTGAGGCAGGGATGCCCATGAGCAGAGGGTCGTACTTGGCATGTTCGCCACAGTAGTGCATGAGGTCCGCTGAGGCCTTGGATACCTACAGGTGATATAAGAgagtgtgcatgagtgtgtgggCAAGAGGAGTCTCTCtgctcacacacatacatacacactaagAATCAACGTTGTCCAAGTCATTGATCATatttataaaaaattaaaattgaAAAAAACTACTCACAACTTCAAGGAGAAACACACTAGATTGTATTGGGGGAGTGATATCAGTGATATGGTTACATTAGGAAATGCACACTAGGTTTGGGCTGTATACCATATATACCATATAGCGAGGTATTTGGATATAGCCacaggatggtttttcaataccatTGAAACTATTTATTTGTACCTTTTTTTTAAAACTAAATTTTAATATTTGTCgctactttttaagtaaatacccgcagtcaacttgtgcaatacgcTAGGAGATAAAAGAAGATTgtgttcttcatttcacctgtcaaaTAATTTTTCATTATGACGATTACTACCGGTCAAGTGGTGTTTGTATATAAGCACACAACGATGAGAGACCAGAGCCTTGTGAGttactcactgttgtgcagcacgcACCAGATGATTTAgttacagtatggaattcacaactaaatATTTGCCAGTTAGATATCTTATAATTAATAAGTTAACTGTCTAAAATGTTGTAAATGCTCTGCAgttgtgcatttggtttgctaatttggtagctagttagctatctaCGTATatctagctaagtggttagcttctTCCAAAATCAAGCTTTGTTTGGTAACAGCTGAGATAtccctcctggatcaagagccttcctgtctaatatttgttttgtgcaTGCAGCCAACTGATGTTGCATTTTTTTGTTacttgtataactttatgagctgggatGTCTGTCCTGCAAATACTTTCGGTCAGAGACCGTAGAAAGTGTTTGCAATGCTTGTTAGCATTTAGTTAGCATTCTTTATGTGAATCtacatgtacttgttagcattgctaaccttTGGATTACAGAGGAAAAAGCAGCCCTTGTATTCAGTGTCAGTATTACCGAATATCCCGGTAAGGCACAAGGTCGGTATAAAggtatgacaatctggataccgcccaagcctaacGCACACTCACAAGTACCCATACATGTGTAtactgtacacagacacacacattaacaACAGATCATTGGGCTATCCTTAATAGCAAGATGGTGTGCATTTAGGGAGACATTTAGGTAAGGACCAGTAAAACCTACTTTGTTTCTCAGCACTCCTTTCTACTTTCAGCATGCCATACCTTTATCCTCTCAATACTGGCCTCTATCTTTAGCTGTTGTACTGTCCTTCTGGCCTGAGTTACGTTGTTAGAGCTTGGCATCTTCGATGACATCTTGGCCTCCACACCACTGCATGGAGGAAGTACATAAGAGAAAAGCTAATATTATAGAATTTGTCATGAAACACAACAGAtatggcaaaaatataaatagcctTTTTATAGATAATTTGACAACACTTACCTCGTCAAATATTTTGAAATCTAATCTTATGAAATCTgaaagaaaaaaaagttttttttaaacaactgaCAATCATTGCATTAAAAGCCACTCACTTTAGAACGGGTATTGGGACAGAACATTCCCCCCCTCAATCTTTCCCCAGACATACATCCTGCTATCTGACGGTAAAGACCAACCCATCTTTGACGCATGGGAAGCAGTTAGGCCACTTTGCAAGCCCCTTGACAAATCACGGCGCAGTATGTCATTACAAAACCATTCATATGTCTGCGAaggaaatgtacagtaaacaaatAATGGAACGTTGCTGTTGTGTCAACAAAGTGTGATTCAATCAGTTCTCCATTGTGTTTTTGCTTGATATAACCATATGTTTTATTGGAGGCATGTATACTTTAAGAGGCAGTGCAGCTGGTAGCTCTTTGCAACAagggtaatatatatatttttatatacagtagcagtaattgtttggacacacctactcattcaagttttttttttctcaaccagcttcatgaagtagtcacctggaatgcatttaaattaacaggtgtcttgttaaaagtttgtttgtggaatttctttccttcttaacacatctgagcaaatcagttgtgttgtgacaaggtaggggtggtatacagaagatagccctatttggtaaaagaccaagtccatattatggcaagaacagctcaaataggcaaagaaaaacgacagtccatcattactttaagacatgaaggtcagtcaacatttcaaaaactttgaaagtttcttcgagtgcagtcgcaaaaaccatcaatcgctatgatgaaactggctcttataggaaaggaagacccagagttacttttgctgcagaggacaagttcaccagcctcagaaattgcagctcaaataaatgcttcacagagttcaagtaacagacccatctcaacatcaactgttcagaggaaactgtgtgaatcaggccttcatggtcgaattgctgcaaagaaaccactactaaaggacaccaataataagaagagacttgcttgggccaagaaacacgagtattagaccggtggaaatctgtcctttggtttgatgagtccaaatgttttggttccaaccactgtgtctttgtgagacagagtaggtgaacggatgatctccgcatgtgtggttcccactgtgaggcatggagtaggaggtgtgatgatgtgggggtgctttgctggtgacactgtctgtgatttatttagaattcaaggcacacttaaccagcatggctaccacagcattctgcagcgatacgccattccatcagctttgcgcttagtgggactatcatttgtttttccatgacccaacacacctccaggctgtgtaagggcaatttgaccaagaaggagagtgacggagtgctgcatcagatgacctggcctccacaatcacccgacatcaACCGAATTGagttggtttgggatgagttggacaacagagtgaaggaaaagcagccaacaagtgctcagcatatgtgggaactccttcaagacggttagaaaagcattccaggtgaagctggttgagaaaatgccaagattgtgcaaagctgtcatcaaggcaaagggtggctactttgaggctACTTTGATGAGTCTAAcatcttaaatatattttgatttgttaaacacttttttggttactacatgattcatatgcgttatttcatagtattgatgtagaaaatagtaacatttaaaaaaaacttgaatgagtaggtgtgtccaaacatttgactggtactatatatatatattttttaatacattattTACTTTTTACACTCCTGAAACAAACATATAAATACGAACAACAACTTACAGACACAAATAATTATTACATCTCATCTGCCCAGACCCTCATGCTCACACcaccatccctagtgcctgcattatTGTTTGCCACTTGGCCTTAAGTTGTACCAATTTGTTTTTCTCAGTCGCCCATGCTATTTGAATATTTCAAAAATATATCATTGCAACAAGGGTAATCATGAGTGTCAACACCTTCCATTCACACACTTCCTCCATTCACACACAGACCTTTCCCTTAAGTGACATCACAAGGTTTTCCTCATCATGCACAAAGTCacaagattttttatttattttacctttatttaactaggcaagtcagttaagaacaaattcttattttcaatggcggcctaggaacagtgggttaactgcctgttcaggggcaaaacgacagatttgtaccttgtcagctcggggatttgaactggTCAGCTTTAGGTTACTAGGCCacgactctaaccactaggctaccctgacgcaCCAGGGTAGCCTACCAAGATGCTTGAGAACGGTGCAATTGCGCAATTCGGGGTATTCCTGTTTCTGTAGGGACCCCTCTTTATATTTCTATTGGTAAAGGTTTCAGTTAGGACAGACGGGAGGCCGGGGCGCTCCAGTACAGTATGCGGCATTAATGCACCACAATAACCTTGGATGCCTCACAGAAGAACCTCACAGAAGAAGGGCACTGTTTTCCTGAAATTCTGTTAACAACGGCGGGGGCAGGTGTACAGCAGGCGGGAGCGAAGGACACTCTGTGATAGCTTAGCCAGCTAATCCTAAGGAGGACTCTGGTATACATCAGGTGGGAGGAGGGGGCGACACTGTGTGCTAGCTTACTAGCAAGCTAGCTGGCTTACGGTGTCGCTTACTATCAAGCTAGCTAGTACACAGTGTCGCTCTAGCCTCCCGTCTGCCATGCTAGCGGGAGGCAGGTACGACCGGTAGACAGTGTCCTTCGCCCCCGTCTGTCAGGCACGGTTTTCCCGCAGTTCTGTTAATGATGGTGAGGATAGGTGTGCTAGCAAAGAGGACTCAATTAGGCGGAGGCAAAAAAAAAATCAGATAATGCTTTTATTTCCCTTTTGACCAACATTCAAAAGTGTCACACAAGCATAAAGATGTCATGCTCGGGGGGGGGGGTTCATGTAGGAACCAATGGAATGCTGGGAGAGGGGGCATTCTGCAGGAATGCTCACACGTAGGAATGGCCCGAATTGCAGATTGCAGTTAGTTAGTTACACCTTATTGAGAGTCCTGAGAGTAGAGTCCTGAGAGTAGAGTTCTGAGAGTAGAGTCCTGAGAGTAGAGTCCTGAGAGTAGAGTTCTGAGAGTAGCGTCCTGAGAGTAGAGTCCTGAGAGTAGAGTCCTGAGAGTAGAGTCCTGAGAGTAGAGTCCTGAGAGTAGAGTCCTGAGAGTAGAGTCCTGAGAGTAGAGTCCTGAGAGTAGAGTCCTGAGAATAGAGTCCTAAGAGTAGAGTTCTGAGAGTAGTGTCCGGAGTGAAGTAAAGTGGGGTAAAGTTCACAGTCAGTTAGAGGAGTCATTACCTCTGAGCTCTAATTCCCCTTCCTGGTAATCATTTACAGGGATGATGGGAACATGCCTGGACACATCCTCTCCTCTGCTTCCTGGGATCTCTGGTTTCTGTGTATttttcactccctctccctccctctcacacacatatacacacttcaTTTTTACTGCAAGAGACGGGAAACATTGAGCACTTTTCTCAGAACATATTGTGTAATAAACAGAAACACCACATGTGCAACAACGAGGCCCACAATAAGGTAGGCCTTATTAAATCTTCAActaagccaatcagcatccagtgTTAAAAGTCCTATGTTCATGCACACTGCAGAGGAATTAAAGCAGAGTGAAATGTAAGAAACATTGTCTAATATCAGTAAAGAATATGAATGTAATTACACACAACTTAATGATCAAAATACAGAAGTGGGCACTGTGCACAGGACCAGAGCTAGTATTAAAATGATCCTGTTCCTCCATTAGAGAAGTGTGCAGTGTGCACAGGACCAGAGCTAGTATTAAAATGATCCTGTTCCTCCATTAGAGAAGTGTGCAGTGTGCACAGGACCAGATCTAGTATTCAAATGATCCTGTTCCTCCATTAGATAAGTGTGCAGTGTGCACAGGACCAGAGCTAGTATTACAAATGACCCTGTTCCTCCAGTAGAGAAGTGTGCAGTGTGCACAGGACCAGCGCTAGGATTCAAATGATCCTGTTCCTCATTTAGATAAGTGTGCAGTGTGCACAGGACCAGAGCTAGTATTCAAATGATCCTGTTCCTCCATTAGATAAGTGTGCAGTGTGCACAGGACCAGAGCTAGTATTAAAAATGACCCTGTTCCTCCAGTAGAGAAGTGTGCAGTGTGCACAGGACCAGCGCTAGGATTCAAATGATCCTGTTCCTCATTTAGAGAAGTGTGCAGTGTGCACAGGACCAGAGCTAGGATTCAAATGATCCTGTTTCTCCATTAGAGTGATTGGGTTGTTTTGTTTGAGCCCTGTGCCCAACAGGATGCGATTCCTTCTAAAGTATTTGATGCTACGACAGGCGTCCACTGTATTTCTCTTTGTGTCCAGGAAGGAGGGAAGACTCTAATTTCCTGGCCTTTGCTTTGGGATGACTGATTAAAGCACAACGTTCCAGAGCAAAACATAGCTGGACAATGAAATGCATTTAGCCCTGGGCTGTCAGATACTTTCAAAGCATTTTTGTAAAATACATTGCTCAAAGACTTTCATTTAGCCCTGGGTAAAATACATGTCAGATACTGTCAAAGACTTTCATTTAGCCCTGGGTAAAATACATATGTCAGATACTTTCAAAGACTTTCATTTAGCCCTGGGTAAAATACATGTCAGATACTGTCAAAGACTTTCATTTAGCCCTGGGTAAAATACATGTCAGATACTTTCAAAGACTTTCTTGATTTAGTTTCCCTGGTACAATGTGACCAAAGGAAAATTCTGTGTCACAAGTGCAATCTCTGCCTATCCTGCATTCCAGTCAAGCCAAATCAACCTGAAACCCCAAACCCCCAATGCAAATATGTATCAAAAATACTCTTCCAGAGACACTTCTAGCCAAGAGTTCTGAGAAAAGCCCCGCCCATTTGCCACCATGTCAGGTTTTTGGTGGGTCAGTTCCTGGTGTTAAACTAACACAAGGAGTCAAGCTAACAGAGCTGAACAGTCAATGACCCGAGGGAAAAAAGGATGTAACATCATCCTCCGACAGAACAGAAGCACGATAACTTTTCAAGTGAACCATAACAATAGAATGAATAAAAGACAATGTGTAAATCAGAAAACTGATttgtcaatcaaatcaaatcaatcaatcaaatgtgttTATAAATCCCTTTTTACATCTTATGGTAATACATCACTAGCTCTTCCTCGTAAAGAATAAATTCCTCCAGCTTCCTTGATTCTCTCTTAACTTCATAAAGAGTAAAGATGTGTGCAATATTCCAGCTTCGCACCATGATGACGTGCCACAATCAAAATAAATCAAGCTGAAGTTTAAAGTCAACGTGATAGAGAACGTTGTTAGGGTATCATGGACTGGAGTAAAGATCCCTCCTAGGAGCAGTAAACAGCAACCGGATATTTATTTCCTCTTCTTGGAAAGAAGGCAGGCCTGAGGAGCTCATGTGTTCTGCTGTTTCTAGCAGAAGGAAGAGAGTGCTGCATTAGAACCTGGGTCAAACTGGGCTCCGCGGGTTCTGATGGAGCTGCAGTCAGTTGATGTTGGCTGTCACttgtcaatatatatatattttaaattcaaCCTGAAATTCATAGAAGTTAGGGTTGAATAAAGGTCACAGTGCATGCTTACAAAGAACAGACTACGGTACTAAATGACAGTGTGTAGCAGAGGTAAGCTGGTCCTGGATACCGTAGCCTCATACACTGATGTTAGGCCTGTATTTACTGTCGCCCCCGAACCATAGAAACCTTTTTGTGGCTTCGAAAGACCAGTTCAATCAGTCTGAAGTGAAAGGGAGTTTTCTGACCCGCTCAACATTAGTGATTTTTTAAACAGCCCAACCCAAGTGAGTCAGGCTAGCAAGTCCTCTGATCTGATGccaaccatcaccaccaccaccatccgaATTGACTTTGGGAGGGGCACCCCCATCCCCCTGCAGTAACTCCAAGGCGGGGGGCCACACAGCCACCATACAGTAGTTCTACCACctaggatcagagagagagaccaccccATAACATAGCCCACTCCATCGCCCCCCGCCACCACTCTCCAGCCCTCACATGTCAACCTCAACAGGACCACCAACAGTATTGAATACAGCAGGCCCACTACTCTACTGTACcttacacacactcacccacacactaTTAATTAACATGACATTCAAAGCACAACGCCGGAGAGTCCTTTGTGAGTCACTAGAATGAATCGAGTTTTCTATGAATAGGGTCTGTGTTAATTAATGTGATATAAATCAGGCCACTGTGAATTCTATTGCCACTGACTAATACATGTTAAGTGCATTGCAAGATAATGGACCGTGTCAACTGGTTGTGTGGTCCTTTAGTGTGAAAGTTAGCAAAAAGTAGGTAGCATGCAATAATAAATGTCCCCCTATGGCTGCAGCTATACATCtttgcttgaagtcataaacaaacATTTTTGCAGGTCATATAACGTCCGCATGATTATATCTAAAGAAGGCTATGGGCTTATTAAAATGTGTTCATATGGGTTGTCTATAGACATCGTCTGAGGCCAAAGTCGCCACTCTTGTGTAAAGTGATATTTGGAGTCTAGACAGACGTCTGCCTCTTTGAACTTTCCAGAGTTCAAAGCCCTGGGCTGCAGCCAGAattggtctctctctcacacacactcactcactcacacacacacacacacaacgcttgCTGCAGGAGTTCTCTTGTCTGCAGGGCGAAAGCTAAAAGTAGCTGTTCACACTGCTGGAGCCGTGCTCTTTTGCCAGTATCAGCACTTTCCATCTGAGTCTGTGAATAAAACCAAACAATTTTCTACTACGAACCCCCATAACAAAGATGCCATTGGTTTTGCTGAGTAAAGTAGGATACGTTTTATGAGtcggtgagagagaaacagagaagctGCTGATGGTGGTAGCTTATGTTTGCTAATGTGTGAGAAACATTGAGCCACTGAAGAACTAGAGAGGATgacaagttttgagaatgacacaaatattaatttccacaaagtttgctgcttcagtgtctttagatatttgtgtcagatgttactatggcatactgaagtataattacaagtatttcataagtgtcaaatgcttttattgacaattacatgaagttgatgcaaagagtcaatatttgcagtgttgacccttctttttcaagacctctgcaatccgcactggcatgctgtcaattaatttctgggccacatcctgaccaatggcagcccattcttgcataatcaatgcttggagtttgtcagaatttgtgggtttttgtttgtccacccgcctcttgaggattgatgggattaaggtctggggagtttcctgaccATGGatccaaaatatcgatgtttcgttccctgagccacttagttatcccttttgccttatggcaaggtgctccatcatgctggaaaaggcattgtttgtcaccaaactgttcctggatggttgggagaagttgctctcggaggatgtgttggtaccattctttattcatggctgtgttcttaggcaaaattgtgaatgagcccactcccttggctgagaggcaaccccacacatgaatggtctcaggatgctttactgttggcatgacacaggactgatggtagcgctcaccttgtcttctccggacaagctttttccagatgccccaaacaatgggaaaggggattcatcagagaaaattactttaccccagtcctcagcagtccaaaccCTGTACCTTtggcagaatatcagtctgtccctggtgtttttcctggagagaagtggcttctttgctgtccttcttgacaccaggccatcctccaaaagtctttgcctcactgtgcatgcagatgtaCTCACACCTGCctactgccattcctgagcaagctctgtactggtggtgccccgatcccgcagctgaatcaactttaggagacggtcctcgcgcttgctggactttcttgggcgccctgaagccttcttcacaacaattgaaccgctctccttgaagttcttgatgataaatggttgatttaggtgcaatcttactggcaacaatatccttgcctgtgatgccctttttgtgcaaagcaatgatgacggcacgtgtttccttgcaggtaaccatggttgacagaggaagaacaatgattccaagcaccaccctccttttgaagcttccattcTGTTaatcgaactcaatcagcatgatagagtgatctccagccttgtcctcgtcaacactcacacctgtgttacgACAGAATCACTGACATAATGTCAGATggtttttgtggcagggctgaaatgcagtgtaaatcttttgggggggattcagttcatttgcatggcaaagagggactttgcaattaatctgatcactcttcataacattctggagtatatgcaaattcccatcatacaaactgaggcaacagactttgtgaaaattaatatttgtgtcgttctcaaaacttttggccacgactgtatataagtcccacagttgacagtgtatgtcagagcaaaaaccaataaacctagccatgaggtcgaaggaattgtccgtagagctccaagacaggattgtgttgaggcacagatctggggaacgggcaccaacacatttctgcagcattgaaggtccccaagaacacagtggcctccatcattcttaatttgaagaagtttggaaacaccaagactcttcctagagctggccacaaggccaaactgagcagttgggggagaagggccttggtcagggaggtgaccaagaacccgatggtcactttgacagagctccagagttcctctgtggatatgggagaaccttccagaagcacaaccatctctgaagcactccaccaatcaggccactatggtgagtggccagacagaagccattcctcagtaaaaggcacgacagcccgcttggggtttgccaaaaggccgctaaaggactctcagaccatgagaaacaagatgatcttgtctaatgaaaccaagattgaacgctttggccagaatgccaagcgtcacgtctggagaaaacctggcaccatccctacggagaacctgctccagagcgcgcagggcttcagactggggcgaaggttcaccttccaacaggacaacgaccctaagcacacagctaagacaatgcaggagtagcttcgggacaagtctctgagtgtccttgagtggctcagccagagcccggacttgaaactgATCGAACattcctggagagacctgaaaatatctgtgcagcgacgctccccatccaacctgacagagcttca
The sequence above is a segment of the Oncorhynchus nerka isolate Pitt River linkage group LG20, Oner_Uvic_2.0, whole genome shotgun sequence genome. Coding sequences within it:
- the LOC115103270 gene encoding guanine nucleotide-binding protein G(I)/G(S)/G(O) subunit gamma-12-like, with translation MSSKMPSSNNVTQARRTVQQLKIEASIERIKVSKASADLMHYCGEHAKYDPLLMGIPASENPFKDKKPCAIL